From one Cucurbita pepo subsp. pepo cultivar mu-cu-16 chromosome LG17, ASM280686v2, whole genome shotgun sequence genomic stretch:
- the LOC111779284 gene encoding protein ROOT HAIR DEFECTIVE 3 homolog 1-like isoform X1 — MKSKSDECCSVQLIDGDGVFNVDGIDNFIKFVKLGECGLSYAVVSIMGPQSSGKSTLLNNLFATNFKEMNAFIGRSQTTKGIWLARCAGIEPCTLVMDLEGTDGRERGEDDTAFEKQSALFALAVSDIVLINMWCHDIGREQAANKPLLKTVFQVMMRLFSPRKTTLLFVIRDKTRTPLENLEPVLREDVQKIWDSVPKPQAHKDTPLSDFFNVEVVALSSFEEKEEQFREQVASLRQRFFHSIAPGGLAGDRRGVVPASGFSFSAQQIWKVIKENKDLDLPAHKVMVATVRCEEIASEKYAWLASNEDWLSLEEAVQSGPVQGFGKKLSAIINTCLSEYDAEATFFDESVRSGKRAQLEEKLLQLVQSAFQSLLGHIRSGTFDKFKEAFDKALNEGEGFSSAASNCAQTYMAVFDGECAGAIIEQADWDTSKIRDKLRRDIDAHIATIRADKLSELSSKLEEKLKEALAGPVEALLDGANNETWPAIRKLLQRETESAISGLSKGLVGYDMDEKTKEKMITSLKDYARGVVESKTREEAGRVLIRMKDRFSILFSHDSDSMPRVWTGNEDIRAITKTARSSSLKILSVMAALRLNDDDGSGEIDKTLSSTLMNVPHNSNTKDRSIMATDPLASSSWENVPASQTLISPVQCKSIWRQFKTETEYTVSQAIAAQESSKRNNNWLPPPWAIIALLILGFNEFMTLLRNPLYVGLLFVLYLLAKALWVQLDVSAQFSNGLLPGLISLSSTFIPTVMNLLQKLAEEGQQRPAATDPPSNSSLVSKRFQNNSSNDLASTASSAVTSTDSGAEYSSRSKEE; from the exons GGAAGAGTACGCTGCTAAATAATCTGTTTGCGACCAACTTTAAAGAGATGAATGCTTTTATAGGGAG GTCTCAAACAACTAAAGGTATATGGTTGGCTAGATGTGCTGGCATTGAGCCTTGTACGCTTGTAATGGATTTGGAGGGAACTGATGGAAGAGAGCGAGGAGAG GATGACACTGCATTTGAGAAGCAAAGTGCCCTCTTTGCCCTTGCTGTGTCAGATATAGTGCTAATAAACAT gtGGTGCCATGATATTGGCCGTGAGCAGGCTGCTAATAAGCCTCTCCTCAAAACTGTATTTCAG GTCATGATGAGATTGTTCAGTCCACGTAAAACAACGTTACTGTTCGTCATACGTGATAAAACAAGG ACACCACTGGAAAATTTAGAGCCTGTTCTTAGAGAGGATGTACAGAAG ATATGGGACTCTGTTCCTAAGCCACAGGCCCACAAAGATACTCCACTAAGCGATTTTTTTAAC GTTGAAGTTGTTGCTTTATCTAGttttgaagaaaaggaagagcaATTCAGAGAACAG GTGGCAAGTTTGAGACAGAGATTCTTCCATTCTATTGCCCCTGGAGGACTTGCTGGAGATCGCAGGGGAGTTGTTCCAGCTTCAGGATTTTCTTTTAGCGCACAGCAAATCTGGAAAGTTATCAAGGAGAACAAGGATCTTGACCTTCCAGCCCATAAG GTTATGGTGGCTACTGTTCGCTGTGAAGAAATTGCCAGTGAGAAGTATGCTTGGCTTGCATCAAATGAG GACTGGTTGAGTTTGGAAGAAGCAGTACAATCAGGCCCGGTTCAAGGTTTTGGAAAGAAGCTAAGTGCAATAATTAATACTTGTTTATCAGA GTATGATGCAGAAGCCACATTTTTTGACGAAAGTGTGAGATCTGGGAAGAGAGCACAACTTGAAGAAAAGTTGTTGCAA CTTGTTCAATCAGCCTTCCAATCTCTGTTGGGCCACATAAGGTCTGGTACATTTGATAAATTCAAGGAGGCATTTGACAAAGCTTTGAATGAAGGGGAAGGGTTTTCTTCGGCTGCCTCTAATTGTGCTCAAACCTATATGGCTGTTTTTGATGGTGAATGTGCTG GTGCTATAATTGAGCAGGCAGACTGGGACACTTCTAAAATAAGGGATAAACTTCGACGTGATATCGATGCACACATTGCAACTATACGTGCTGATAAATTATCTGaactttcttcaaaattaGAG GAAAAACTGAAGGAGGCATTGGCAGGACCTGTAGAAGCTCTGCTAGATGGAGCTAATAATGAGACATGGCCGGCTATAAGAAAACTTCTTCAACGAGAGACTGAGTCCGCCATCTCTGGGCTGTCTAAAGGACTGGTCGGCTATGATATGGATGAAAAAACTAAGGAAAAAATGATTACCAGTCTTAAGGATTATGCTAGAGGTGTAGTTGAATCGAAAACAAGGGAAGAAGCTGGAAGGGTCCTGATTCGTATGAAGGATAG GTTCTCTATTTTGTTTAGCCATGATTCGGATTCAATGCCCCGTGTATGGACTGGGAATGAAGATATCCGGGCAATCACCAAAACCGCTCGTTCTTCT TCCCTGAAGATACTATCTGTTATGGCTGCTTTACGTttgaatgatgatgatggttcTGGCGAGATAGACAAAACTCTATCATCTACCTTGATGAATGTCCCACACAATAGCAACACAAAAGATAGGAGCATTATGGCAACTGACCCTCTCGCCTCAAGTTCATGGGAAAAT GTTCCAGCATCACAAACGTTGATTAGCCCTGTTCAGTGCAAATCTATATGGAGGCAATTCAAGACGGAGACAGAATACACTGTCTCTCAGGCCATTGCTGCAcag GAATCCAGCAAACGTAATAACAACTGGTTGCCCCCGCCATGGGCTATTATTGCACTGCTGATTCTAGGGTTTAATGAATTTATGACCCTTTTAAG AAATCCATTATATGTGGGTCTCTTATTTGTTCTCTATCTACTCGCCAAGGCCCTGTGGGTCCAGCTAGATGTTTCTGCGCAATTTAGCAATGGTCTT CTTCCAGGGCTTATTTCATTGTCCTCCACATTCATTCCCACTGTCATGAATCTTCTTCAAAAATTGGCTGAAGAAGGACAACAGAGGCCTGCAGCTACTGATCCTCCGAGCAACAGCTCATTAGTCTCAAAGAGATTTCAGAACAACTCTAGCAACGATTTGGCATCGACCGCTTCATCAGCAGTGACTTCAACAGATTCTGGCGCCGAGTACTCCAGTCGCTCTAAAGAAGAGTAG
- the LOC111779284 gene encoding protein ROOT HAIR DEFECTIVE 3 homolog 1-like isoform X2: MAKSDECCSVQLIDGDGVFNVDGIDNFIKFVKLGECGLSYAVVSIMGPQSSGKSTLLNNLFATNFKEMNAFIGRSQTTKGIWLARCAGIEPCTLVMDLEGTDGRERGEDDTAFEKQSALFALAVSDIVLINMWCHDIGREQAANKPLLKTVFQVMMRLFSPRKTTLLFVIRDKTRTPLENLEPVLREDVQKIWDSVPKPQAHKDTPLSDFFNVEVVALSSFEEKEEQFREQVASLRQRFFHSIAPGGLAGDRRGVVPASGFSFSAQQIWKVIKENKDLDLPAHKVMVATVRCEEIASEKYAWLASNEDWLSLEEAVQSGPVQGFGKKLSAIINTCLSEYDAEATFFDESVRSGKRAQLEEKLLQLVQSAFQSLLGHIRSGTFDKFKEAFDKALNEGEGFSSAASNCAQTYMAVFDGECAGAIIEQADWDTSKIRDKLRRDIDAHIATIRADKLSELSSKLEEKLKEALAGPVEALLDGANNETWPAIRKLLQRETESAISGLSKGLVGYDMDEKTKEKMITSLKDYARGVVESKTREEAGRVLIRMKDRFSILFSHDSDSMPRVWTGNEDIRAITKTARSSSLKILSVMAALRLNDDDGSGEIDKTLSSTLMNVPHNSNTKDRSIMATDPLASSSWENVPASQTLISPVQCKSIWRQFKTETEYTVSQAIAAQESSKRNNNWLPPPWAIIALLILGFNEFMTLLRNPLYVGLLFVLYLLAKALWVQLDVSAQFSNGLLPGLISLSSTFIPTVMNLLQKLAEEGQQRPAATDPPSNSSLVSKRFQNNSSNDLASTASSAVTSTDSGAEYSSRSKEE; the protein is encoded by the exons GGAAGAGTACGCTGCTAAATAATCTGTTTGCGACCAACTTTAAAGAGATGAATGCTTTTATAGGGAG GTCTCAAACAACTAAAGGTATATGGTTGGCTAGATGTGCTGGCATTGAGCCTTGTACGCTTGTAATGGATTTGGAGGGAACTGATGGAAGAGAGCGAGGAGAG GATGACACTGCATTTGAGAAGCAAAGTGCCCTCTTTGCCCTTGCTGTGTCAGATATAGTGCTAATAAACAT gtGGTGCCATGATATTGGCCGTGAGCAGGCTGCTAATAAGCCTCTCCTCAAAACTGTATTTCAG GTCATGATGAGATTGTTCAGTCCACGTAAAACAACGTTACTGTTCGTCATACGTGATAAAACAAGG ACACCACTGGAAAATTTAGAGCCTGTTCTTAGAGAGGATGTACAGAAG ATATGGGACTCTGTTCCTAAGCCACAGGCCCACAAAGATACTCCACTAAGCGATTTTTTTAAC GTTGAAGTTGTTGCTTTATCTAGttttgaagaaaaggaagagcaATTCAGAGAACAG GTGGCAAGTTTGAGACAGAGATTCTTCCATTCTATTGCCCCTGGAGGACTTGCTGGAGATCGCAGGGGAGTTGTTCCAGCTTCAGGATTTTCTTTTAGCGCACAGCAAATCTGGAAAGTTATCAAGGAGAACAAGGATCTTGACCTTCCAGCCCATAAG GTTATGGTGGCTACTGTTCGCTGTGAAGAAATTGCCAGTGAGAAGTATGCTTGGCTTGCATCAAATGAG GACTGGTTGAGTTTGGAAGAAGCAGTACAATCAGGCCCGGTTCAAGGTTTTGGAAAGAAGCTAAGTGCAATAATTAATACTTGTTTATCAGA GTATGATGCAGAAGCCACATTTTTTGACGAAAGTGTGAGATCTGGGAAGAGAGCACAACTTGAAGAAAAGTTGTTGCAA CTTGTTCAATCAGCCTTCCAATCTCTGTTGGGCCACATAAGGTCTGGTACATTTGATAAATTCAAGGAGGCATTTGACAAAGCTTTGAATGAAGGGGAAGGGTTTTCTTCGGCTGCCTCTAATTGTGCTCAAACCTATATGGCTGTTTTTGATGGTGAATGTGCTG GTGCTATAATTGAGCAGGCAGACTGGGACACTTCTAAAATAAGGGATAAACTTCGACGTGATATCGATGCACACATTGCAACTATACGTGCTGATAAATTATCTGaactttcttcaaaattaGAG GAAAAACTGAAGGAGGCATTGGCAGGACCTGTAGAAGCTCTGCTAGATGGAGCTAATAATGAGACATGGCCGGCTATAAGAAAACTTCTTCAACGAGAGACTGAGTCCGCCATCTCTGGGCTGTCTAAAGGACTGGTCGGCTATGATATGGATGAAAAAACTAAGGAAAAAATGATTACCAGTCTTAAGGATTATGCTAGAGGTGTAGTTGAATCGAAAACAAGGGAAGAAGCTGGAAGGGTCCTGATTCGTATGAAGGATAG GTTCTCTATTTTGTTTAGCCATGATTCGGATTCAATGCCCCGTGTATGGACTGGGAATGAAGATATCCGGGCAATCACCAAAACCGCTCGTTCTTCT TCCCTGAAGATACTATCTGTTATGGCTGCTTTACGTttgaatgatgatgatggttcTGGCGAGATAGACAAAACTCTATCATCTACCTTGATGAATGTCCCACACAATAGCAACACAAAAGATAGGAGCATTATGGCAACTGACCCTCTCGCCTCAAGTTCATGGGAAAAT GTTCCAGCATCACAAACGTTGATTAGCCCTGTTCAGTGCAAATCTATATGGAGGCAATTCAAGACGGAGACAGAATACACTGTCTCTCAGGCCATTGCTGCAcag GAATCCAGCAAACGTAATAACAACTGGTTGCCCCCGCCATGGGCTATTATTGCACTGCTGATTCTAGGGTTTAATGAATTTATGACCCTTTTAAG AAATCCATTATATGTGGGTCTCTTATTTGTTCTCTATCTACTCGCCAAGGCCCTGTGGGTCCAGCTAGATGTTTCTGCGCAATTTAGCAATGGTCTT CTTCCAGGGCTTATTTCATTGTCCTCCACATTCATTCCCACTGTCATGAATCTTCTTCAAAAATTGGCTGAAGAAGGACAACAGAGGCCTGCAGCTACTGATCCTCCGAGCAACAGCTCATTAGTCTCAAAGAGATTTCAGAACAACTCTAGCAACGATTTGGCATCGACCGCTTCATCAGCAGTGACTTCAACAGATTCTGGCGCCGAGTACTCCAGTCGCTCTAAAGAAGAGTAG